In Daphnia magna isolate NIES linkage group LG7, ASM2063170v1.1, whole genome shotgun sequence, a single genomic region encodes these proteins:
- the LOC123474319 gene encoding uncharacterized protein LOC123474319: MDTDPTTTACAVYSPTLNFENAWTLTAGTSVFSAELIAIAQALKHIYNLDDHPLEVMIFSDSSSAIKTIMSATQTNNEAVSDARETIASLKSSGTATSIVWIPSHTWIEGNEKADRLAATECTKQNGNKIANNLSAEEIISLTKANWRDDLLSTLRQCQKKCIQVRTRLGVIKWHQHNNRKISTCLHRLRAGHHYLNSFRYRIDQESDPSCRHGFEATENSQHLLLTCPKHENHRTRLRLFLSGNHLPFEEDTILGLNLAIDPRTQFKIRNLLANFLVQSGVINSI; encoded by the coding sequence ATGGACACGGACCCGACGACAACGGCCTGCGCTGTCTACTCCCCGactttgaattttgaaaacgcCTGGACGCTAACCGCAGGCACCAGTGTCTTCTCGGCAGAGCTAATCGCAATCGCCCAAGCGCTAAAACATATCTACAACCTAGACGATCACCCCCTCGAAGTGATGATTTTCAGCGATTCCAGCTCAGCAATAAAAACCATAATGTCAGCAACCCAGACCAACAACGAGGCGGTGAGCGACGCACGTGAGACGATAGCTAGCCTCAAATCGAGCGGAACAGCGACCTCCATAGTATGGATTCCGAGCCATACATGGATAGAGGGGAATGAAAAGGCAGACAGACTGGCCGCAACAGAATGCACCaaacaaaatggaaacaaGATCGCAAACAATCTTTCAGCCGAGGAAATAATATCCCTCACCAAAGCTAACTGGAGAGACGACCTTCTCTCCACCCTACGACAGTGCCAGAAAAAATGCATCCAAGTAAGAACAAGGTTAGGCGTCATCAAATGGCACCAACACAACAACAGGAAAATATCAACATGCCTGCATAGACTTAGAGCTGGCCACCACTATCTGAACTCGTTCAGGTACAGAATCGATCAAGAATCCGACCCCAGCTGCCGACACGGGTTTGAAGCAACAGAAAACAGTCAACACCTTCTGCTCACGTGTCCAAAACACGAAAACCACAGAACGAGACTACGCTTATTTCTATCGGGAAACCACCTCCCGTTCGAGGAGGACACGATCCTTGGTCTAAATCTCGC
- the LOC116927486 gene encoding uncharacterized protein LOC116927486, whose translation MTSLTNPNFKCLQWNVRGLIKAKLEEFRNFLSLVNPEVALLSETHWNSGFAPKFKHHHILKKDRLNRLGGGVAILIRKTLHFTPIHLHTRDTVEAIDASVICTNKKQIDFISTYVPKGDCKMEDIEDLLNRTNDFVIGGDFNGHHSLWETDTNENKAGRSINEALANSDNACLITPVNLNTRIDPATGKSTTIDLTFTSPALVTSATTIPGPYMGSDHLPIITTINAAPSRSSNRPVTCIIDEDKWPPWNQHMDGLLAKHNFTTITDPETAFKTLMDSLEESNAKYFKKTDPTRQPEACKDPARPWWNEACKNFVKAARRAFREWRESPLSLSKREKWKKAEAEKRRSIIKAKKEAWNTFVSSLGPNDKPKMWAFVKNMAGKGSDSFADGCAIILNDTVYSTLQEKS comes from the coding sequence ATGACTAGTTTAACCAATCCGAACTTCAAATGCCTACAATGGAATGTCAGAGGCCTGATAAAAGCAAAACTAGAAGAGTTTCGAAATTTTTTGTCCTTGGTTAACCCAGAAGTTGCCCTACTAAGCGAAACCCACTGGAACAGTGGATTTGCTCCTAAGTTTAAACACCACCACATCCTCAAGAAGGACCGCCTCAACAGATTGGGGGGAGGTGTGGCCATCCTTATCCGTAAAACACTGCACTTCACACCTATTCATCTACACACACGGGACACCGTTGAAGCTATCGATGCCAGCGTTATCtgcacaaacaaaaaacaaattgactTCATATCAACGTACGTCCCCAAAGGTGACTGCAAGATGGAAGATATAGAAGACCTACTGAACAGGACCAATGACTTCGTGATCGGTGGAGACTTCAACGGCCATCACTCCTTATGGGAAACCGATACCAACGAAAATAAAGCAGGAAGATCCATCAACGAAGCGCTAGCAAACAGCGACAACGCATGCCTGATAACCCCAGTTAACCTCAACACCCGCATAGACCCCGCCACTGGAAAATCGACAACGATCGACTTGACGTTCACATCACCAGCGCTAGTCACGTCCGCAACAACCATCCCAGGACCCTATATGGGCAGCGACCACCTACCGATAATCACCACCATTAACGCCGCGCCCAGCCGAAGTTCAAACCGCCCCGTAACATGTATAATAGACGAGGACAAGTGGCCCCCATGGAACCAACATATGGACGGGCTCCTCGCTAAACATAATTTCACCACAATTACTGACCCAGAAACGGCTTTTAAAACGCTCATGGATAGCCTCGAGGAAAGCAACGCTAAATACTTCAAAAAAACTGACCCAACAAGGCAACCGGAGGCATGCAAGGACCCAGCGCGACCATGGTGGAATGAAGCATGCAAGAATTTCGTAAAAGCCGCCCGAAGAGCCTTCAGAGAATGGAGAGAATCCCCCCTATCCCTCAGCAAACgcgaaaaatggaaaaaagccGAAGCAGAGAAAAGAAGATCAATAATAAAAGCGAAAAAAGAAGCGTGGAACACCTTTGTCTCCAGCCTGGGCCCCAACGACAAGCCGAAGATGTGGGCATTCGTCAAAAACATGGCAGGCAAGGGCTCAGATTCATTCGCGGATGGCTGCGCTATCATTCTAAACGATACCGTGTACAGCACCCTCCAGGAGAAATCCTAG